In Micromonospora cremea, the genomic window CTACGCCGAACCACGCGACGGCGAGTACGCCAGCCCCGAGGTGCACCGTGCGGCCCGGATCGCCGCCGCCGCGCACGGCGGCCAGGTGCTCTGCTCGGCGTCCACCGCCCGCCGGGCCGACCCGCTGCCCGCCGGCGCCTCCCTGCTCGACCTCGGCCTGCACCGGCTGCGCGGATTCGACGACCGGGAGCGCCTCTTCCAGCAGCCGCCTGACTAGGCTCGGGTGCACCGGAACGACGGTGCTCAGTCCCGGCATACTGGCCCGGTGATCGACAACGGATCGCCGGGCCGACCGGACCTCTCCTCCGCGCTGCGGTTCCTCAGCGAGCTGATCGCCTGGGTGGCCACGCCGTGGGCGCTCGCCCCGCACTCGGTGCCGCTGGCGGTCGCCTCGGTGGTCGTCCTCGTGGGGCTGCCGACCGTTTTCGCCACCCCCGGCGACAAGAACCACGTCCTGGTCCCCGTGCCCGGGGCGGTCACCATCGCGCTGGTGGGGTTGCAACTGGTCGCTGCGGCGGTCTCGGCCTGGTTCGCGTGGCCGTGGCCGGCCGCCCTGGTCGTGACCGCCGTGGCGCTGTCCACCGTGGTCACCGAGCTGCCGCGCTGGCGTCGGCTCGCCCCGCTCGGCCCCGAGGGCCGGCCCTCGCACCGACCTGCCTAACCCGCCCGCGGCCGGCGACTACCTCGCCGGCCGGGCCGAGCGGGAGCTGTGCCAGCGGGCCCACCGACGGGCGGCGACCCGACCGCGCGTCGGCGGACCGGGCCGGGCGGCGTCAGGCCACCCGGCGGATGCTGCCCGCCGGCGGGGCCGGCACGGCGTCCGGGTGCAGGATCCCCGCGATCGCCTCGACCCCGTCGACCAGCCGGGGTCCGGCCCGCACGATCAGCCCGTCCGCGTCGACGGCCCAGACCTCCGCGTCCGGGAAGTGCGGGACCACCGCCGCGGCCTGCTCGGCCGCTCCGTCGAGGTGGAAGCCGCACGGGGTGACCAGCACGACCTCCGGCGCCCGTACGCGCGTTGGGCGGCCGCCTCCCGCGGATCACCGTGGTCGCCACCGCCGTCGCGGCCGTGGAACCCGGAGCCACGGGAGTGAGCCGATGAATCGATGCCCAGGCATGCCGGAGCACCAGACCAGGACCGACCGGGCGCACCTCCGCCATGAGCGACCGCACACCGAGCGACCGGAGACTGAGCGACCGCACACCGAGCGGCCGGAGACTGACTGGCCGAACGGGAGGAGGCCGGACGCCGCGCGACCGCACACCGAGCGACGGCGCACCGAGCGGCCGGATACTGAATGGCCGCACGGGGAGAGGCCGGACGCCGAGCGGACGGACCCCGAGCGAGGTGGGGCAACTGTGCTCCTGCTGGCGGTGGGTCTGGTCTTCGTGCTGGTGGGTACGTTCGGCGCCGCCGTCGCCGAGGCCGGAATGGCGGCGCAGCGGGCGGCGGTGGCGGCCGACCTGGGCGCGCTGGCCGGGGCGGCCAGGGCGCTCCACGGCGATGCGGCGGCGTGCGCGTCCGCCGCGGAGATCGCCGGGCGCAACGGTGGCCGGCTGGTCGACTGTCGTATCGACGGGCTGGATGTGCTGGTGACCGTCGAGGTGGCGATCACGCCACTACCCGGCCTGACCCGGGTCGCGGCGTCGACGGCCCGCGCCGGTCCGGTGCGCGGCTGAATGGCGGTCGACCCCGCACCCGTCGACCACGACAGGACCACGACCTCGACCAGGACCCGGCTGCCTTCGGCCCGCAGCTCAGGCCCCGCACCGGATCGCGCACCGGCAGGTGCGGTCGCACAAACCCGACAGACCTGGCCGAGGGCGCGCGGCTGCTCGCCGCCGCCACACTGTGCAGCTGAATCGGTGACGACATCAGACGCGATGCGTCTGCGACATCAACTCCACAGGGACCGCAGAACAGCCGCCGGCCGACAGCCTGCTGGCCGGGACATGGGCGGTTGGCCCGTGTCCCGGCCAGCGGGCGAAGAAGTCGGTGGCTCGGTGAGCCGGGGTGCGTCAGCGGGCCTGGAGCGCGTCGAGAGCGACGGCCATCGCGATGACCAGGCGCCGGTCGATCTGCGGGTTCTGCACCTCGACGATGTACTTGTCGCGCAGGCCCCACTTCTTCACGACCGAGAAGACGGGCTGGCCGCCGGCGGTGAAGTCGAAGTGGTACGGCAGCCAGGACAGCGAGTCGACGAACCGGCGCAGCAGCGCCACCGGCATGCTGCGCTCCTGGCCCGTCACCTGCGGCAGTCCGGCCTGCTCGACGTGCCAGGTGGAACGGAGCAGCGACTGGGCGAAGTCCTTGCGGAACAGGCCGATCGGGTTGCCGGCCGGGTCGGTCACGTCGTACGTGGCACCCAGGTCGATGCGCTGGCGGGCCTTGAAGCCGAGCAGAGGCTGCTGCTTGGAGTCGTCGGTGTAGATCGTCACCTGCTCCTTGAAGGCGAGCCGCTTCTGCTGTGCGAAGGCCAGCAGTTCGCCCTCGGTGCCGTCCGGCGAGGCCGCCCGGACCTCGTACTGGTTGACCATCATCCGCAGCCGCTGGCGGATGTGGAAATGCTGCAGGGTCTGCAAGTTGTCGAGCTGCATCTGATCTCCTCTGGGGGATTGTGCGCCGGAGTCTCGCACAGCATGACGACCGCCGCCGGCCCGCGTCCGGGCGCTCCCACCCGTGGCCGTGTCCACCGCGCCCGGCCGTTCCCACGGAGGTCAGCGGCCGTCGACGGTGACGCGCAGCGCCCATCCGTTGAGGACCTGGTGGATGCTTTGCAGCCGCTCGTTGATCTGCTCCAGCCGCTCCGCCTAGGCCAGGGCGGCCAGCGCGGATCCGAGCGCGATCTGCTGGGCGAGGGTGAGTTTGTCCTGGTCGATGGTGTAGAGCAGGTCGACGGTCTCGGCGATGGTGTCGGCCACGGCTCCTCCTTGGGCACGGGACGGGCTGAAAAGGCAGGCATCGACGGAAGCGCTCCCATCGTTGTGCCCCGTTCCGCGCGGAATCATGCAAGGTGGCTCAGGCGGGCAGGTTCGCCAGCACCACGTCGAGCACCCGGATCGCGTCCGGCTTGGAGAGCGGGTTGTTGCCGTTGCCGCACTTCGGGGACTGCACGCAGGACGGGCAACCCGTCTCGCAGCCGCACTCCGCGATCGCGCCCCGGGTGGCCCGCAGCCACGCCGACGCCGTCCCGTACGCCCGCTCGGCGAAGCCCGCGCCGCCCGGGTGCCCGTCGTAGACGAAGACGGTCGGCGCCTCGGTGTCCGGGTGCACGGCGGTGGAGAGCCCACCGATGTCCCACCGGTCGCAGGTGGCCATCAGCGGCAGCAGGCCGATCGCGGCGTGTTCGGCGGCGTGCAGCGCACCCGGCACGTCCGGGCCCTGCACACCGGCCGCGGTCAGCGACTGCGGCGACAGCGTGAACCAGACGGCCACCGTGCGCAGCTCCCGGGTGGGCAGGTCGAGCGGCCGCGTGTCGATCACTTCGCCGGTGGCGATCCGGCGTCGCTGGTACGACACCACCTGACTGGTCACGTCCACCTCGCCGAGGAACATGCCGACCGGCCCCGCGTCCACGTAGGAGCGCACGGACACCACGGACAGGTCGGTGACGTCCCTGGCGTGGGTGGACCAGTCCGGCTCCTCCGCGTGCACCAGCGCGCAGCCGTCGGCGAGGTCGAGCTCGTCCACCACGTACGAGACGCCCTGATGCAGGTAGACCGCGCCGGGGTGGAGAAGGAAGTGCGAGGAGCCGCCGTCGACCGTGCCCAGCAGCCGGCCGGTGGCCGACTCCACCACGCAGACCGGGGCGCCGCCCTCACCGCGCAGATCCACCTCGGGGCGCTCCCGGTGCCGCCAGTACCAGCCGGTGGGCCGCTGCCGCAGCGCCCCGGCCGCCACCAGCTCGTCGATCGCCTCCTTCGCCCCGTCACCGAAGAGCGCCAGGTCGGCCGGGGTGAGCGGGGCCTCGACCGCGGCGCAGGCGAGCTGCGGGGCCAGCACGTACGGGTTGGCCGGGTCGAGGACCGTCGCCTCGACCGGCGCCCCGAAGATCGCCTCCGGGTGGTGGATCAGATAGGTGTCCAGCGGATCGTCCCGGGCCACCAGCACCGCCAGCGCCTCTTGCCCGGAGCGCCCGGCGCGGCCCGCCTGCTGCCAGAGTGAGGCGCGGGTGCCCGGGTATCCGCAGATCAGCACCGCGTCCAGGCCGATCAGGTCCACGCCCAGCTCGAGCGCGTTGGTGGAGGCCAGGCCGAGCAGGTCGCCGTGCAGCAGGGCCCGCTCCAGCTCCCGCCGCTCCTCGCGCAGGTAGCCGCCCCGGTAGGCGGCCACCCGCTTGCCGAGCCCCGGCACCGCCTCGTCCAACGCCCGGCGCGCGCTGGCCGCCACCACCTCGGCGCCCTTGCGCGACCGGACGAACGCGAGCGTGCGTACCCCCTCGGCGACCGTGTCGGCGAGCAGGTCCGCGGTCTCCCGCAGCGCCGACCGGCGGACCTGGATGAGATCCGGCACGTCGTCGTGCCCGCCCGCCGCCTGGGCGGGCGCCAGGGAGGAGGCCGCCGACGAGTCCGGTGGCAGCAGCGGTGGCTCCCAGAGTGCGAAGGTCACCCCGCCGCGCGGCGAGGCGTCCTCGGTGACCGCCGTCACCGGCAGGCCGGTCAGCCGCCCGGCCGCGGTCGCCGGGTCGCCGGAGGTCGCCGAGGCGAGCACGAACACCGGGGTGGCCCCGAACCGGGCGCACTGGCGGCGCAGCCGGCGCAGCACGTGCGCCACGTGCGAGCCGAAAACGCCCCGGTACGTGTGGCACTCGTCGATCACCACGTACGCCAGCCGGCGAAGGAAGCCCGACCACTGGGCGTGCCCGGGCAGGATGCCGTGGTGCAGCATGTCGGGGTTGGTCAGCACGAACCGGGAGTGCCGGCGGATCCACTCCCGCTCGGCGCGCGGAGTGTCCCCGTCGTAGCAGGCCGGGCGTACCCCCTCCAGCTCCAACCCGGCCACGGCCCGCAACTGGTCGGCGGCGAGCGCCTTGGTCGGTGCCAGGTACAGCACGGTGGCCCGGGGGTCGGCGAGCAGCGTGGCCAGCGACGGGAGCTGGTACGCCAGGGACTTGCCGGACGCGGTGCCGGTGGCGACCACCACGTGGCCGCCGTCGTACGCCAGGGTGGCCGCCTCGGCCTGGTGTCGCCAGGGCGCGACCACGCCGCGGCGGGCGAACGCCTCGCGTAGCTCCGCGGGCGTCCACGACGGCCACGGTGCGGGCACCCCGGCGCGGGCCGGCACCCGTTCGACGTGGGTGACCGGATCACCGGCGCTCCGGGCGCGCAGCCGGCGCAGCAGGTCGACCGGCGATGGTTCGGGGCCGGGATCTGCGGATACGGTGGCTGCGGACGACACGCCCTGCACTCTCGCACTGGTGTTCGGAGATGAAAAGTCGGGGCGGGGGGTAAGGGGGAGCTTCCGTTGGCGACCGCAGGGTGGCCAAGCGGTAATGGTTAGATGCCCAGGAGAGTTTACGGCTCTGGCGAGGAGGACCGATGGAGCTGTCGCTGGCGACCCGCACCGTGGGCGAGCACACGGTGCTCGAGGTCGGCGGTGAGGTGGACGTCTACACCGCGCCCCGGCTCCGCGAACGGCTCCTCGAACTGATCGACGGCGGCGCCCGGCACGTGGTGGTCGACCTCGGGCGGGTGGACTTCCTCGACTCCACCGGGCTGGGCGTGCTGGTCGGCGCGCTCAAGCGGCTCCGCACGGCCGGCGGCTCGTTCGCCCTGGTCTGCGACAAGGAGCCGTTGCTCAAGATCTTCCGGATCACCGCGCTGGACCAGGTCTTCCCGCTGCACCCCACGGTCGACGCGGCGGTCGGCGCGGAACCGACCGGTGCCAGCGCGTGATGGCGACAGTCAAGCTCTCCTTCTCCCCGGCGCCGGTGCACGTGCGTACCGCCCGGCTGGTCGGCGTCGCCGTCGCCCGGCGTGCGGGGGTCCGCGAGGATCTGCTGGACGAGGTGCGCCTGGCCATCGGCGAGGCGTGCACCCGGGCGGTGGCCCTGCACCGCCAGTACGGCCTGGCCGACCCGGTGCTGGTGGAGATGTCCGACGCCGGGTCGTACGCGGTGCGGGTGGTGGACCGGGCGCCGATCGAGGCCGGCATCGGGCTGGCCGCGCTGCCACCGGACGAGCTGGCCAACGAGTCGCTCACCGATGAGGCGCTGACCACCGGAGTCGGTTTCGCCCTGCTCGCCGGCTTCGTCGAGGACCTTCAGGTGCGTCCGGTCGAGGAGGGCGTCGGCACCGAGGTGCGGATGGTGTGGCCGCTCGGCCGCTGACCCGTTCTTTTCTGTTTCACAGGCCGCATCCCGCTGGGGTGCGGCCTGCTTGTCATGGACCGGGCCCTATATCAGATTTCGTTTCATAACACAGCGACGAAGATCATCGAGACACGGTGCCACCTCGGTGTGACCTCCGACACTGTGGAGGGCTACAGTACCCGGGTTGTCAGCAAGTGATCCATCCCGCAGCCAGCGGGTATGGGTATTCATCGCTGGTCCGCTGGGGTGGGTTGGCGCACGCTTGCGAGTCCGCATTCAGGCGCCGGTCGGTGCGTCTCCACTCACCGGCGCGAGTGTTCGGTAACAGGAGGACACAGATGTCCGAGACCTTGGCCGCCGACGGCGGCGGGCTTTCCCTTACCGGAAGCAATGTCACGTACGTCGTCATCGCGGCGGTAATCGCGCTGGTGGCGCTCGTATTCGCCGCCGCCCTGACAAAGGCGGTGCTGGCAGCCGGTAAGGGCACCACCAACATGCAGGAGATCTCGGGGGCGGTCCAGGAGGGCGCCTCGGCCTACCTGCTCCGCCAGTTCCGCACCCTGGCGATCTTCGTTGTGATCGCCGTGGTGCTGCTCTTCCTGCTGCCGGTGCACGACACCGACGGCAGCGAGACCGCCGTGAAGTTCGGCCGCTCGCTCTTCTTCGTGGTGGGCGCCCTGTTCAGCGCGTCCATCGGTGGTGCCGGCATGTGGCTGGCCACCCGCGCCAACCTGCGCGTTGCCGCCGCAGCCCGGGAGCGACAGGGTGGCCGCGAGGCGGCCATGAAGATCGCCTTCCGCACCGGCGGCGTGGTGGGCTTCCTCACCGTGGGCCTCGGCCTGTTCGGCGCCGCGCTGGTCGTCCTGGTCTACCGGGGCGACGCACCGACCGTGCTGGAGGGCTTCGGGTTCGGCGCCGCGCTGCTCGCGATGTTCATGCGGGTCGGCGGCGGCATCTTCACCAAGGCCGCCGACGTCGGCGCCGACCTGGTCGGCAAGGTCGAGCAGGGCATTCCGGAGGACGACCCGCGCAACGCGGCCACCATCGCCGACAACGTGGGCGACAACGTCGGTGACTGTGCCGGCATGGCCGCCGACCTGTTCGAGTCGTACGCGGTCACGCTGGTCGCCGCGCTGATCCTGGGTCGCGCCGCGTTCGGCGAGGACGGCCTGGTCTTCCCGCTGATCATCTCCACCATCGGCGTGCTGGTCGCGATCTTCGGCGTCTTCATCACCCGGCTGCGCGCGTCCGACCGCAACGCCCTGACCGCGATCAACCGGGCCTTCTACATCTCGGCGGTCCTCTCCGCGGTGCTGGTGGCGATCGCCGCCTACGCCTACCTGCCGGCGACCTTCGCCGAGTTGGAGGGTGGTCTCACCGACGTCGACCGCAACCCGCGGCTCGTGGCCATCGGCGCGGTGGTGATCGGCATCGTGCTGGCCGCCGCGATCCAGGCACTGACCGGCTACTTCACCGAGACCAACCGACGCCCGGTGCAGGACATCGGCAAGAGCTCGCAGACCGGTGCGGCCACCGTCATCCTGGCCGGCATCAGCATCGGCCTGGAGTCCGCCGTCTACTCGGCGCTGCTGATCGGCGCCGGTGTCTTCGGCGCGTTCCTGCTCGGCGGCAGCTCCATCACCCTGTCGCTGTTCGCGGTGGCGCTGGCCGGCACCGGCCTGCTCACCACGGTCGGCGTGATCGTCGCGATGGACACCTTCGGGCCGATCTCCGACAACGCCCAGGGCATCGCCGAGATGTCCGGTGACATCGACGAGCACGGCGCCCGGACGCTCACCGAGCTGGACGCGGTCGGCAACACCACCAAGGCGATCACCAAGGGCATCGCGATCGCCACCGCGGTGCTCGCCGCGACCGCGCTGTTCGGCTCGTACACCGACTCGCTGCGTACCGCGTACGCGGACGCTGGTGTGGGCGACGTCGGGACGGAGATCCTCAACTCGCTGAACGTGGCCAACCCGCGCAACCTGGTCGGCCTGATCATCGGTGCGGCGGTGGTGTTCCTCTTCTCCGGGCTGGCCATCAACGCGGTGTCCCGCTCGGCGGGCGCCGTCGTGATGGAGGTCCGCCGGCAGTTCCGTGAGCTGCCCGGCATCATGGACCGCACGCAGCGCCCGGAGTACGGCAAGGTCGTGGACATCTGCACCCGGGACGCGCAGCGCGAGCTGATGACCCCGGGCCTGCTCGCCATCCTGGCGCCGATCGCGGTCGGCTTCGGCCTCGGGCCCGGCGCTCTGGCGGCGTACCTGGCCGGTGCGATCGGGGCCGGCACGCTCATGGCGGTCTTCCTGGCCAATTCCGGTGGCGCCTGGGACAACGCCAAGAAGCTGGTGGAGGACGGCGCGTACGGGGGCAAGGGCTCCGAGGCGCACTCGGCGACGGTCATCGGCGACACCGTCGGTGACCCGTTCAAGGACACCGCCGGCCCGGCCATCAACCCGCTGCTCAAGGTGATGAACCTGGTCTCGCTGCTAATCGCGCCGGCCGTGGTGGCGTTCAGCATCGGCGACGACCGGAACACCCCCGTGCGGGTCGCCATTGCGGTGGTGGCCACGCTGATCATCGTGGCGTCGGTGGTGTTCAGCAAGCGCAAGGGCATCGCGATGGACGACTCCGACACCGGTGCGGGCAGCACGGACCACCGGCCGGAGACGGTCAACGCCTGACCATCCTCGGCACCGGGTCCCCGGTCGGCGTGCCACGCCGACCGGGGACCGTCGATTCCTCCTCGGGCCGTCTGACCGGTGCCACGCCTGGCCGGAGGTCGTACGCTGCAACGCATGCGTACGTGCCAGGCGTCTGCCGCCGGAAAGCTCACGGTGGTCCTGGCCACGTTCGTCGTCGTGCTCTCCGGCTGCGGTGGCGGCCCCAGCCCGCGGGCCTGGGCGGCCACGGTGTGCGGCGCGCTCACCCCGTGGCGTTCCGAGATCAGCAAGTTGACCAGCAGCACGGATGAGCAGATGACCGCGCAGACCACGCCGGCGCAGGCCAAGGAGAACCTGGTGCGGCTCTTCGGTGGGGCGGAGCAGGCCAGCGAGACCGCGCGCCGCAAGGTGGAGAAGGCCGGCGTCCCGGAGACGGACAACGGCGAGGCCATCTCCGCCGGTTTCCGCAGCTCGCTGGGGAAGATGCGGGACGCCTACGGCCGGGCCCGGGACACCATCGACGGGTTGGGCACCGGCGAGCCGAGCGTCTTCTACGACGGCGTGCGGGCCGCGGTGGACACGCTCAACAAGGAGTACGACGCCAGCGCGCTGGACACCAGCCGGCTCAACTCCGAGGAGCTGAAACAAGCCTTCGACGAGGTGCCGGAGTGTCGCTGAGCGGGCTCGGCGACACCGGAGCGGCGCAGCCGCCCCCGGCGCTGTTCCCCGTACCCGAGGCCGACGCGCCAACATCCGAGCCTCAGCGACTGCGGAGCGGGCCGAACCGGCCCGGGTCGAGCGGGCCGCCCTCCGGGCCGGCGCAGACCGACGGCGCGGGGCGCCAACTGGTCTTCTTCGGCGCGGAGGCGGCCGAGCCGACGGTCGCCGACCTGGCCGGGCTGCTCGCCGGGCCGGGCGAGGTGGTGCGGATGGGCGGCACCGCCCGCCTCTCGGTGCAGGTGGATGCCGCCTGGCGGGTGCACGTGCTGGTCGCGGAGCTGGCGCTGCGGGGGTTGGCGGCGAGCTGGGAGCCGACCGGGGACGCGCGACACGCCGTGCGTACCTCGTACACCCGGGTCCTGAAGCCGCTCGCGGTCGCCTGGCTGCACGGCCCGGCGAAACGCCCACCGGCCACCTTTCATCTGACCGGCCGGCGGCTGCGGCTGTGGCTCGCCGCCGCCGGGACGCCGGAGCCGCCCGGCGGCTTCCTGCTGCGGCTCGGCGAGGGCGACCAGGAGTGCTGGGAACGGGTCGGCACGGCGCTCGCCGCCGCCGGGCTCGCCGGCACGCTGCTCGGCCCGGACGAGGGCGGCCCGGGGTACCGGATCACGGGGCGGCGCCGGCTGGGCCGGCTCGCCGAGCTGGTCGGCGGGCCGCCGCGCGCCGCACCGGCCGACGCCTGGCCGACCCGACCCTGACCAGGGGACGAACCGGGGCGTTCCGCTCAAGGCGGAGGTCGAGTCCGGGTGCCCACCGGCTGTCCGGTCACGGACAGCCGGCGGGTCGATCCGGGCGGAAAACGGGCGGGTCGGACCTCGGCCGAGGGTCCGCCATCGTCACAGTGACCCGCTTCGAGCCCTACCCACGGTGTACGGTGGCGCCGTCCGGCAGTGCCGAGCGCGGCGGGGCGGGAGTGGACCGCCGCGCCGGAGCGGATTGCCGCCCGCGAAACCCGAAACGCGGACGGCGCGTTACGTTGGACATCCGGACCGCCGGTGCGACGGCGGGGCCGAGGGCGGTCGCTGACCGGGCGCCGGCAGGCCACGAGCAGGAGTGAGGTCGGGGAGAGACGTGCCGAGTAACGCTGGAACCACCCGTCTGGTCATCGTCGAGTCTCCGGCGAAGGCCAAGACGATCTCGGGCTACCTGGGCCCGGGGTACGTCGTGGAGGCCAGCTTCGGTCACGTCCGCGACCTGCCACGCAACGCCGCCGACGTGCCGGCCAAGTACAAGGGCGAGGCGTGGGCCCGGCTCGGGGTCGACGTGGACAACGGCTTCCACGCGCTCTACGTCGTCTCCGCCGACCGCAAGCAGCAGATCAGCAAGCTGGTGAAGCTGGCCAAGGAGGTCGACGAGATCTTCCTGGCGACGGATGAGGACCGCGAGGGCGAGGCGATCGCCTGGCACCTGGTGGAGACGCTCAAGCCCAAGGTGCCGGTCAAACGGATGGTCTTCCACGAGATCACCAAGCCGGCGATCCAGGCGGCGGTGGCGAACCCCCGCGAGATCGACCGCGACCTGGTCGACGCGCAGGAGGCCCGGCGGATCCTCGACCGGCTCTACGGCTACGAGGTCTCCCCGGTGCTGTGGAAGAAGGTCATGCCGAAGCTCTCGGCCGGCCGGGTGCAGTCCGTGGCGACCCGGATCGTGGTCGAGCGGGAGCGGCAGCGGATGGCCTTCCGCACCGCCGAGTACTGGGACATCCTGGCCACTCTCGCCGTGGCGAACGCCGGCGAGGGGCCGCGCGCGTTCAATGCCACCCTCATCGCGCTGAACGGCGACCGGATCGCCACCGGCAAGGACTTCGAGCCGACAACCGGCCGGGTGAAGCCCGGGGCTGGCGTCGTGCACCTGGACGAGGGCGGTGCCCGTGGGCTGGCGGCCCGGCTCGAG contains:
- a CDS encoding Rv3654c family TadE-like protein codes for the protein MLLLAVGLVFVLVGTFGAAVAEAGMAAQRAAVAADLGALAGAARALHGDAAACASAAEIAGRNGGRLVDCRIDGLDVLVTVEVAITPLPGLTRVAASTARAGPVRG
- a CDS encoding DEAD/DEAH box helicase, with amino-acid sequence MSSAATVSADPGPEPSPVDLLRRLRARSAGDPVTHVERVPARAGVPAPWPSWTPAELREAFARRGVVAPWRHQAEAATLAYDGGHVVVATGTASGKSLAYQLPSLATLLADPRATVLYLAPTKALAADQLRAVAGLELEGVRPACYDGDTPRAEREWIRRHSRFVLTNPDMLHHGILPGHAQWSGFLRRLAYVVIDECHTYRGVFGSHVAHVLRRLRRQCARFGATPVFVLASATSGDPATAAGRLTGLPVTAVTEDASPRGGVTFALWEPPLLPPDSSAASSLAPAQAAGGHDDVPDLIQVRRSALRETADLLADTVAEGVRTLAFVRSRKGAEVVAASARRALDEAVPGLGKRVAAYRGGYLREERRELERALLHGDLLGLASTNALELGVDLIGLDAVLICGYPGTRASLWQQAGRAGRSGQEALAVLVARDDPLDTYLIHHPEAIFGAPVEATVLDPANPYVLAPQLACAAVEAPLTPADLALFGDGAKEAIDELVAAGALRQRPTGWYWRHRERPEVDLRGEGGAPVCVVESATGRLLGTVDGGSSHFLLHPGAVYLHQGVSYVVDELDLADGCALVHAEEPDWSTHARDVTDLSVVSVRSYVDAGPVGMFLGEVDVTSQVVSYQRRRIATGEVIDTRPLDLPTRELRTVAVWFTLSPQSLTAAGVQGPDVPGALHAAEHAAIGLLPLMATCDRWDIGGLSTAVHPDTEAPTVFVYDGHPGGAGFAERAYGTASAWLRATRGAIAECGCETGCPSCVQSPKCGNGNNPLSKPDAIRVLDVVLANLPA
- a CDS encoding STAS domain-containing protein, whose translation is MELSLATRTVGEHTVLEVGGEVDVYTAPRLRERLLELIDGGARHVVVDLGRVDFLDSTGLGVLVGALKRLRTAGGSFALVCDKEPLLKIFRITALDQVFPLHPTVDAAVGAEPTGASA
- a CDS encoding ATP-binding protein; the encoded protein is MATVKLSFSPAPVHVRTARLVGVAVARRAGVREDLLDEVRLAIGEACTRAVALHRQYGLADPVLVEMSDAGSYAVRVVDRAPIEAGIGLAALPPDELANESLTDEALTTGVGFALLAGFVEDLQVRPVEEGVGTEVRMVWPLGR
- a CDS encoding sodium-translocating pyrophosphatase — encoded protein: MSETLAADGGGLSLTGSNVTYVVIAAVIALVALVFAAALTKAVLAAGKGTTNMQEISGAVQEGASAYLLRQFRTLAIFVVIAVVLLFLLPVHDTDGSETAVKFGRSLFFVVGALFSASIGGAGMWLATRANLRVAAAARERQGGREAAMKIAFRTGGVVGFLTVGLGLFGAALVVLVYRGDAPTVLEGFGFGAALLAMFMRVGGGIFTKAADVGADLVGKVEQGIPEDDPRNAATIADNVGDNVGDCAGMAADLFESYAVTLVAALILGRAAFGEDGLVFPLIISTIGVLVAIFGVFITRLRASDRNALTAINRAFYISAVLSAVLVAIAAYAYLPATFAELEGGLTDVDRNPRLVAIGAVVIGIVLAAAIQALTGYFTETNRRPVQDIGKSSQTGAATVILAGISIGLESAVYSALLIGAGVFGAFLLGGSSITLSLFAVALAGTGLLTTVGVIVAMDTFGPISDNAQGIAEMSGDIDEHGARTLTELDAVGNTTKAITKGIAIATAVLAATALFGSYTDSLRTAYADAGVGDVGTEILNSLNVANPRNLVGLIIGAAVVFLFSGLAINAVSRSAGAVVMEVRRQFRELPGIMDRTQRPEYGKVVDICTRDAQRELMTPGLLAILAPIAVGFGLGPGALAAYLAGAIGAGTLMAVFLANSGGAWDNAKKLVEDGAYGGKGSEAHSATVIGDTVGDPFKDTAGPAINPLLKVMNLVSLLIAPAVVAFSIGDDRNTPVRVAIAVVATLIIVASVVFSKRKGIAMDDSDTGAGSTDHRPETVNA